One window of Drosophila busckii strain San Diego stock center, stock number 13000-0081.31 chromosome 3L, ASM1175060v1, whole genome shotgun sequence genomic DNA carries:
- the LOC117134797 gene encoding protein Exd1 homolog: MDGNDDNRSEDSFSTAPDRDNTINSSPLLPHERLSLEQKLRRIILIQQNDKSYHQALCDIRDQVSISVLLEPSFYGRHSKTSVLSSISHRLCDQLYFEHRLKVNGICDTFVEFSLARRDRTLCSLVEAISLVLEIDISELNINSKCESQRNFTGRPLTKDQMVHLGKIAILQGKLHDRLIYDNICKDIQHMSSKLSSKFKNEENSGTVVLNMAPNSKSGFDAIDPYFKVTTAIVNWH, translated from the exons ATGGATGGAAATGACGATAATCGCAGTGAGGATTCCTTTTCAACTGCACCTGATAGGGATAACACAATAAACAGCTCACCACTGCTGCCACATGAACGGCTGTCACTGGAGCAGAAGCTTAGGAGAATAATTCTAATACAGCAAAATGATAAAAGCTATCATCAAGCCCTATGTGACATACGTGATCAGGTCAGCATATCTGTGCTACTGGAGCCCAGTTTTTACGGCCGACACTCTAAAACTTCAGTGCTG TCTAGCATTAGCCATCGCTTGTGCGATCAACTATACTTTGAGCACAGATTGAAGGTTAATGGCATTTGCGATACGTTTGTCGAGTTCAGTTTGGCGCGGCGGGATCGGACCCTCTGCAGCTTGGTGGAAGCCATATCGCTAGTGCTAGAAATAGACATTTCAGAGCTTAACATTAATAGT AAATGCGAATCTCAACGGAACTTTACCGGTCGACCCTTAACTAAAGATCAAATGGTGCATCTTGGCAAGATTGCTATTTTACAAGGAAAACTGCATGACAGACTTATCTATGATAACATCTGTAAGGATATACAACACATGTCTTCCAAATTGAGTTCCAAGTttaaaaatgaagaaaattcCGGCACCGTCGTACTTAATATGGCTCCAAACAGCAAGTCTGGTTTCGACGCTATAGACCCATACTTTAAAGTCACAACAGCTATTGTTAATTGGCATTAa
- the LOC108599797 gene encoding serine/threonine-protein phosphatase rdgC isoform X1, with product MLRSCVCLQSGGKRRGSSSVEDASSCRSSEIERVGASMQMTNGQSQTPPATSSTSSSLLQLFHRKGWCKHFRKPLRGMSSSRAEKTIRAAIFIQKWYRRHQARQEMRKRCNWQIFQNLEYASEQDQAELYKFFNDLIKHMPQAAGGAGTKSQTATHVSLLDDKDMLMEEATDIVSTKIEMPIKKQHIDLLIDVFRKKRCNRLHPKYVALILREAAKSLKQMPNISMVTTAVSQQVTVCGDLHGKLDDLLVVLYKNGLPSSSNPYVFNGDFVDRGKRGLEVLLLLLSLYLAFPNAVFLNRGNHEDSVMNARYGFTREVESKYPRNHKRLLLLIDEVYRWLPLGSILNSRVLIVHGGFSDNTSLDLIKSLDRGKYVSILRPPLTSSEPLDKTEWQQIFDIMWSDPQAVVGCTPNTLRGAGVWFGPDITDLFLKRHRLSYVIRSHECKPNGYEFMHDNKIITIFSASNYYAMGSNKGAYMRLNSQLVPHFVQYVSAASQVKQLSFKQRMGIVESSALKELAVRMREQRTELEAEFKLHDPDNTGSISIAKWCAAMENITKLGLPWRLLRDKLAPGTDSQSVNYIRTLDLLDTDVIMEAEADGTTVMDALYANKTSLVTIFNIIDADNSSEITLDEFETAIDLMVAHMSGVYSKAEMLEKCRMMDLNGDGKVDLNEFLEAFRLSDLHRKQQQEADIRKRSNNRSQINQPPSDSVTKLANTISRNTLVVEQDIDPTDCEAKIIET from the exons atgCTGCGCAGCTGTGTGTGCCTGCAGAGCGGCGGCAAGCGTCGCGGCTCCTCCTCCGTCGAAGATGCGTCGTCGTGCCGCTCATCGGAAATCGAACGTGTCGGCGCCAGCATGCAGATGACCAATGGACAGTCACAAACGCCGCCAGCCACGAGCAGCACCTCCTCCAGTTTGCTACAGCTGTTTCATAGGAAAGGTTGGTGCAAGCATTTTCGCAAACCGCTGCGCGGTATGAGCTCATCGAGGGCTGAAAAAA CAATTagagctgcaatttttatacaaaagtgGTATAGGCGTCATCAGGCGCGACAGGAAATGCGCAAACGCTGCAattggcaaatatttcaaaatctCGAGTATGCCAGCGAACAGGATCAGGCTGAG CTCTACAAATTTTTCAATGATCTCATTAAGCACATGCCACAGGCAGCTGGTGGCGCTGGTACCAAATCGCAAACAGCGACACATG tttcGCTTTTGGATGATAAAGACATGCTCATGGAGGAGGCCACCGACATAGTGTCCACAAAAATAGAAATGCCCATAAAAAAGCAGCATATCGATTTGTTAATAGATGTGTTTCGCAAAAAGAGA TGCAACCGCTTGCATCCCAAATATGTGGCTCTTATACTGCGTGAAGCTGCTAAATCTCtcaagcaaatgccaaacataTCGATGGTCACCACAGCGGTGTCCCAACAGGTCACAGTCTGTGGTGATCTGCATGGTAAACTCGACGACTTGCTTGTTGTGCTTTATaaa aatGGTTTACCCTCGTCTTCCAATCCGTATGTCTTCAACGGCGACTTTGTGGATAGAGGCAAAAGAGGTCTGgaggtgctgctgttgcttctatCGCTCTATTTGGCGTTTCCCAATGCGGTTTTTCTAAATCGCGGAAATCACGAGGACAGCGTGATGAATGCACGCTACGGTTTCACACGCGAGGTGGAGTCCAAGTATCCA CGCAATCACAAGCGTTTACTGCTGTTGATTGATGAGGTATACCGCTGGCTGCCCTTGGGTTCCATTTTGAACAGCCGTGTGCTCATTGTACACGGCGGCTTCTCAGATAATACCAGTCTAGACTTGATCAAAAGTCTTGACAGAGGCAAG tATGTTTCCATTTTGCGTCCACCTTTGACCAGTTCCGAACCGTTGGACAAAACTGAATGGCAACAG ATCTTTGACATTATGTGGAGCGATCCACAGGCCGTAGTTGGCTGTACACCAAATACTTTGCGTGGTGCTGGTGTTTGGTTTGGTCCGGATATTACGGATCTATTCTTGAAACGCCATAGACTCAGCTATGTGATACGTTCCCATGAGTGCAAGCCCAATGGCTATGAGTTTATGCATGATAATAAG ATTATAACCATCTTTTCGGCCTCGAACTACTATGCCATGGGCTCCAACAAAGGCGCCTATATGCGTCTCAATAGTCAGCTGGTGCCGCACTTTGTCCAGTATGTGTCTGCGGCCTCGCAAGTGAAGCAGCTCTCGTTCAAGCAACGCATGGGCATTGTGGAGAGCTCGGCATTGAAGGAGTTGGCTGTAAGAATGCGCGAGCAGCGCACTGAGCTAGAAGCAGAGTTCAAGTTACATGACCCGGACAATACGGGCTCTATAAGCATTGCCAAATGGTGTGCTGCTATGGAAAACATAACCAAGTTGGGCTTGCCCTGGCGTTTGCTACGCGATAAGCTGGCGCCAGGCACAGACAGTCAGAGCGTGAACTATATAAGAACACTTGATCTGCTTGACACAGATGTCATA ATGGAAGCCGAAGCGGATGGCACTACAGTAATGGATGCTTTATATGCCAATAAGACGAGCTTGGTGACCATATTCAACATTATCGATGCTGACAATTCAA gTGAAATAACGCTGGACGAGTTTGAGACAGCCATTGACTTGATGGTTGCTCACATGTCAGGTGTTTACTCGAAAGCTGAAATGTTGGAAAAATGTCGCATGATGGACCTCAATGGTGATGGAAAGGTGGATTTGAATGAGTTCCTCGAAGCATTTCGTTTAAGCGATTTACAcagaaagcaacaacaagaggcTGATATACGAAAGCGCTCTAACAATCGATCTCAAATAAATCAGCCACCCTCGGATTCAGTTACCAAGCTGGCAAACACAATATCTAGGAATACTCTGGTAGTTGAGCAGGATATCGATCCAACAGATTGCGAGGCGAAAATTATTGAAACCTAA
- the LOC108599799 gene encoding probable deoxycytidylate deaminase isoform X1, producing the protein MDVSQPPRRYNDKRKEYLEWNDYFMATAVLSAKRSKDPVTQVGACIVDQKNRVVAIGYNGFPRNCSDDEFPWGKSDAKQSLEHKYMYVVHAEANAILNSNCTSLDGTRLFTTLFPCNECAKLIIQSGIQQIYFISDKYEGHTATIASKRMLDAAGVLYSRHVPKQQKILIDFAEFLDEN; encoded by the coding sequence ATGGACGTAAGTCAGCCACCGCGTCGATATAACGACAAGCGCAAGGAATATTTGGAATGGAATGATTATTTTATGGCCACCGCAGTGCTATCAGCGAAGCGCAGCAAGGACCCTGTGACACAAGTCGGCGCCTGCATTGTGGATCAAAAAAATCGAGTAGTGGCCATTGGCTACAATGGATTTCCGCGCAACTGCAGCGACGATGAGTTTCCCTGGGGCAAATCGGATGCCAAGCAATCGCTCGAGCATAAATACATGTATGTTGTGCATGCCGAGGCCAATGCAATCCTCAATAGCAATTGCACAAGTCTCGACGGCACGCGACTCTTTACCACGCTCTTTCCCTGCAATGAATGCGCCAAGCTAATTATACAGTCCGGCATACAGCAGATCTATTTTATATCTGACAAATATGAGGGTCACACGGCAACTATCGCCTCCAAGCGCATGTTGGATGCTGCTGGAGTTCTGTATAGTAGACATGTTccaaagcagcagaaaattcTCATAGACTTTGCTGAGTTTCTTGACGagaattaa
- the LOC108598162 gene encoding protein Exd1 homolog gives MDGNDDNRSEDSFSTAPDRDNTINSSPLLPHERLSLEQKLRRIILIQQNDKSYHQALCDIRDQVSISVLLEPSFYGRHSKTSVLVIATANNAYIFDIKALGKICPEMGSVLQATNPRKIMHYSHRLCDQLYFEHRLKVNGICDTFVEFSLARRDRTLCSLVEAISLVLEIDISELNINSKCESQRNFTGRPLSKDQMVHLGKIAILQGKLHDRLIYDNICKDIQHMSSKLSSEV, from the exons ATGGATGGAAATGACGATAATCGCAGCGAGGATTCCTTTTCAACTGCACCTGATAGGGATAACACAATAAACAGCTCACCACTGCTGCCACATGAACGGCTGTCACTGGAGCAGAAGCTTAGGAGAATAATTCTAATACAGCAAAATGATAAAAGCTATCATCAAGCCCTATGTGACATACGTGATCAGGTCAGCATATCTGTGCTACTGGAGCCCAGTTTTTACGGCCGACACTCTAAAACTTCAGTGCTGGTGATAGCCACCGCCAATAAtgcttatatatttgatattaaaGCACTGGGCAAAATTTGCCCTGAAATGGGATCAGTGCTCCAGGCTACAAATCCTCGCAAGATAATGCACTATAGCCATCGCTTGTGCGATCAACTATACTTTGAGCACAGATTGAAGGTTAATGGCATTTGCGATACGTTTGTCGAGTTCAGTTTGGCGCGGCGGGATCGGACCCTCTGCAGCTTGGTGGAAGCCATATCGCTAGTGCTAGAAATAGACATTTCAGAGCTTAACATTAATAGT AAATGCGAATCTCAACGGAACTTTACCGGTCGACCCTTATCTAAAGATCAAATGGTGCATCTTGGCAAGATTGCTATTTTACAAGGAAAACTGCATGACAGACTTATCTATGATAACATCTGTAAGGATATACAACACATGTCTTCCAAATTGAGTTCCGAAGTttaa
- the LOC108599798 gene encoding clathrin light chain, whose protein sequence is MDFGDDFATKEEVDPAAEFLAREQSVLGDLEAEITGGSATQATATTDDGLLDGLVGGGGDMGLGSELSAAVGGGLESSTGSFEVIGGESNEPVGISGPPPSREEPEKIKKWREEQKKRLEEKDLEEERKKEELRQQSKKELNDWLRQIEESISKTKLSSRNAEIQTASLENGAIEPGTEWERVSKLCEFNPKVNKSGKDVSRMRSIYLHLKQNPIQTQKST, encoded by the coding sequence ATGGATTTCGGTGACGATTTTGCAACAAAGGAAGAAGTTGATCCAGCAGCAGAGTTCTTGGCCCGAGAGCAGTCCGTACTTGGAGATTTGGAGGCGGAAATTACAGGCGGATCTGCAACGCAAGCAACTGCGACAACAGATGATGGATTGTTAGATGGGTTAGTTGGCGGGGGCGGCGATATGGGATTGGGTAGCGaactgtctgctgctgttggaggTGGTCTCGAATCATCGACTGGCAGCTTTGAAGTCATCGGCGGTGAATCGAATGAGCCCGTTGGCATCTCGGGACCACCGCCATCGCGCGAAGAGCCTGAAAAGATCAAAAAGTGGCGTGAGGAGCAAAAGAAACGCCTGGAGGAAAAGGATCTGGAAGAAGAGCGCAAGAAAGAAGAGCTCCGCCAGCAATCCAAAAAAGAACTGAATGATTGGCTTCGCCAAATCGAAGAATCTATCTCAAAGACCAAATTGTCCTCGCGAAACGCCGAAATACAAACAGCTTCACTAGAAAACGGTGCAATTGAGCCTGGCACTGAGTGGGAGCGTGTGTCAAAGCTCTGCGAGTTCAATCCTAAGGTGAACAAGTCCGGCAAGGACGTTTCGCGTATGCGTTCCATTTACCTGCACCTCAAGCAGAACCCAATTCAAACGCAGAAGAGCACATAA
- the LOC108599799 gene encoding probable deoxycytidylate deaminase isoform X2, protein MDVSQPPRRYNDKRKEYLEWNDYFMATAVLSAKRSKDPVTQVGACIVDQKNRVVAIGYNGFPRNCSDDEFPWGKSDAKQSLEHKYILVS, encoded by the exons ATGGACGTAAGTCAGCCACCGCGTCGATATAACGACAAGCGCAAGGAATATTTGGAATGGAATGATTATTTTATGGCCACCGCAGTGCTATCAGCGAAGCGCAGCAAGGACCCTGTGACACAAGTCGGCGCCTGCATTGTGGATCAAAAAAATCGAGTAGTGGCCATTGGCTACAATGGATTTCCGCGCAACTGCAGCGACGATGAGTTTCCCTGGGGCAAATCGGATGCCAAGCAATCGCTCGAGCATAAATACAT ACTTGTAAGCTGA
- the LOC108599797 gene encoding serine/threonine-protein phosphatase rdgC isoform X2: MPQAAGGAGTKSQTATHVSLLDDKDMLMEEATDIVSTKIEMPIKKQHIDLLIDVFRKKRCNRLHPKYVALILREAAKSLKQMPNISMVTTAVSQQVTVCGDLHGKLDDLLVVLYKNGLPSSSNPYVFNGDFVDRGKRGLEVLLLLLSLYLAFPNAVFLNRGNHEDSVMNARYGFTREVESKYPRNHKRLLLLIDEVYRWLPLGSILNSRVLIVHGGFSDNTSLDLIKSLDRGKYVSILRPPLTSSEPLDKTEWQQIFDIMWSDPQAVVGCTPNTLRGAGVWFGPDITDLFLKRHRLSYVIRSHECKPNGYEFMHDNKIITIFSASNYYAMGSNKGAYMRLNSQLVPHFVQYVSAASQVKQLSFKQRMGIVESSALKELAVRMREQRTELEAEFKLHDPDNTGSISIAKWCAAMENITKLGLPWRLLRDKLAPGTDSQSVNYIRTLDLLDTDVIMEAEADGTTVMDALYANKTSLVTIFNIIDADNSSEITLDEFETAIDLMVAHMSGVYSKAEMLEKCRMMDLNGDGKVDLNEFLEAFRLSDLHRKQQQEADIRKRSNNRSQINQPPSDSVTKLANTISRNTLVVEQDIDPTDCEAKIIET, translated from the exons ATGCCACAGGCAGCTGGTGGCGCTGGTACCAAATCGCAAACAGCGACACATG tttcGCTTTTGGATGATAAAGACATGCTCATGGAGGAGGCCACCGACATAGTGTCCACAAAAATAGAAATGCCCATAAAAAAGCAGCATATCGATTTGTTAATAGATGTGTTTCGCAAAAAGAGA TGCAACCGCTTGCATCCCAAATATGTGGCTCTTATACTGCGTGAAGCTGCTAAATCTCtcaagcaaatgccaaacataTCGATGGTCACCACAGCGGTGTCCCAACAGGTCACAGTCTGTGGTGATCTGCATGGTAAACTCGACGACTTGCTTGTTGTGCTTTATaaa aatGGTTTACCCTCGTCTTCCAATCCGTATGTCTTCAACGGCGACTTTGTGGATAGAGGCAAAAGAGGTCTGgaggtgctgctgttgcttctatCGCTCTATTTGGCGTTTCCCAATGCGGTTTTTCTAAATCGCGGAAATCACGAGGACAGCGTGATGAATGCACGCTACGGTTTCACACGCGAGGTGGAGTCCAAGTATCCA CGCAATCACAAGCGTTTACTGCTGTTGATTGATGAGGTATACCGCTGGCTGCCCTTGGGTTCCATTTTGAACAGCCGTGTGCTCATTGTACACGGCGGCTTCTCAGATAATACCAGTCTAGACTTGATCAAAAGTCTTGACAGAGGCAAG tATGTTTCCATTTTGCGTCCACCTTTGACCAGTTCCGAACCGTTGGACAAAACTGAATGGCAACAG ATCTTTGACATTATGTGGAGCGATCCACAGGCCGTAGTTGGCTGTACACCAAATACTTTGCGTGGTGCTGGTGTTTGGTTTGGTCCGGATATTACGGATCTATTCTTGAAACGCCATAGACTCAGCTATGTGATACGTTCCCATGAGTGCAAGCCCAATGGCTATGAGTTTATGCATGATAATAAG ATTATAACCATCTTTTCGGCCTCGAACTACTATGCCATGGGCTCCAACAAAGGCGCCTATATGCGTCTCAATAGTCAGCTGGTGCCGCACTTTGTCCAGTATGTGTCTGCGGCCTCGCAAGTGAAGCAGCTCTCGTTCAAGCAACGCATGGGCATTGTGGAGAGCTCGGCATTGAAGGAGTTGGCTGTAAGAATGCGCGAGCAGCGCACTGAGCTAGAAGCAGAGTTCAAGTTACATGACCCGGACAATACGGGCTCTATAAGCATTGCCAAATGGTGTGCTGCTATGGAAAACATAACCAAGTTGGGCTTGCCCTGGCGTTTGCTACGCGATAAGCTGGCGCCAGGCACAGACAGTCAGAGCGTGAACTATATAAGAACACTTGATCTGCTTGACACAGATGTCATA ATGGAAGCCGAAGCGGATGGCACTACAGTAATGGATGCTTTATATGCCAATAAGACGAGCTTGGTGACCATATTCAACATTATCGATGCTGACAATTCAA gTGAAATAACGCTGGACGAGTTTGAGACAGCCATTGACTTGATGGTTGCTCACATGTCAGGTGTTTACTCGAAAGCTGAAATGTTGGAAAAATGTCGCATGATGGACCTCAATGGTGATGGAAAGGTGGATTTGAATGAGTTCCTCGAAGCATTTCGTTTAAGCGATTTACAcagaaagcaacaacaagaggcTGATATACGAAAGCGCTCTAACAATCGATCTCAAATAAATCAGCCACCCTCGGATTCAGTTACCAAGCTGGCAAACACAATATCTAGGAATACTCTGGTAGTTGAGCAGGATATCGATCCAACAGATTGCGAGGCGAAAATTATTGAAACCTAA